In the genome of Capra hircus breed San Clemente chromosome 5, ASM170441v1, whole genome shotgun sequence, one region contains:
- the LOC102170121 gene encoding olfactory receptor 6C4-like, whose translation MKNRTLTEFILLGLTDIPELQSIIFILLLLTYIISIIGNLTIITLTLLDSHLQTPMYFFLWNFSFLEIFFISTFTPRLLFSISTGNKSISFAGCLTQYFFVIFFGATEFYLLAAMSYDRYVAICKPLHYMTIMNNRVCIQLVLCSWLAGFLIILSPTIMTSQLDFCASNKLNHYYCDYGPLIELSCSDTRLLELVDFILAVVTLVLTLMLVILSYTNIIQTILRIPSAQQRKKAFSTCSSHMIVITLSYGSCIFMYIKPSAKEGVAFNKGVAVLNTLIAPLLNPFIYTLRNKQVK comes from the coding sequence ATGAAAAACCGAACTTTGACAGAATTCATTCTGCTGGGACTAACAGACATCCCAGAGCTTCAAAGTATCATCTTCATACTTCTCCTCCTTACCTACATAATCAGCATTATTGGAAACCTGACGATCATCACCCTAACACTACTGGACTCCCACCTCCAGAcccccatgtatttcttcctctGGAACTTCTCCTTCTTAgagattttctttatttccacTTTCACTCCTAGGCTACTATTCAGTATCTCAACTGGGAACAAGAGCATCAGCTTTGCTGGCTGCCTCACTCAGTATTTCTTTGTGATATTCTTTGGAGCCACAGAGTTTTACCTTCTGGCTGCCATGtcctatgaccgctatgtggccatatGCAAACCCCTGCATTACATGACCATCATGAACAACAGAGTCTGCATCCAGCTAGTCCTCTGCTCTTGGCTGGCTGGATTTCTCATCATCCTATCCCCAACCATCATGACCAGTCAACTGGACTTCTGTGCCTCCAACAAGCTGAATCATTATTACTGTGACTATGGACCCCTCATAGAACTATCTTGCTCAGACACAAGACTCCTGGAGCTGGTTGACTTCATCTTAGCAGTTGTGACGTTGGTGCTCACCCTGATGCTGGTGATTCTCTCCTACACAAACATCATCCAGACCATTCTAAGGATCCCTTCTGCTCAGCAAAGGAAGAAAGCCTTTTCGACATGCTCATCCCACATGATTGTCATCACCCTCTCTTATGGCAGCTGCATCTTCATGTACATAAAACCCTCAGCAAAAGAAGGAGTTGCCTTCAATAAGGGAGTCGCTGTGCTCAATACATTAATTGCCCCTTTATTGAACCCATTCATTTACACTCTAAggaataaacaagtaaaataa
- the LOC102170396 gene encoding olfactory receptor 2AP1-like — MANQTLVTEFFLQGLTDTKELQVAVFLLLLLAYLVTVSGNLAIISLTLLDTRLQTPMYFLRNLSCLEIWFQTVIVPKMLLNIATGTKTISFAGCIAQDFFHIFLGATEFFLLTAMAYDRYIAVCRPLRYPVLMSSRVCTRLILTCWLAGFSLIIIPLVFTSQLPFCDTHINHFFCDYTPLMEVVCSGPEVLEMVDFTLALVALLSTLVLISMSYVQIIRTIIRIPSVQERKKAFSTCSSHIIVVTMCYGTCFFMYVKPSPGKGVDLNKGVSLINTVIAPLLNPFIYTLRNQQVKQVVKDLVRKMTGLQNK; from the coding sequence ATGGCCAATCAGACCTTGGTGACTGAGTTCTTCCTCCAAGGCCTGACAGACACCAAAGAGCTTCAGGTGGCAGTTTTCCTGCTCCTGCTGCTTGCCTACCTCGTGACCGTCTCTGGAAACCTGGCCATCATCAGCCTGACCTTGCTGGACACCCGCCTGCAGACCCCTATGTACTTCCTCCGGAATCTGTCCTGCTTAGAAATTTGGTTCCAGACTGTCATCGTGCCCAAGATGCTGCTCAACATTGCCACGGGAACTAAGACCATTAGCTTTGCTGGCTGCATCGCCCAGGACTTTTTCCACATCTTCCTGGGGGCCACGGAGTTCTTCCTCCTCACAGCCATGGCCTATGACCGGTACATCGCCGTATGCCGGCCGCTCCGCTACCCTGTCCTCATGAGCAGCAGAGTCTGCACGCGGCTCATCCTCACCTGCTGGCTGGCAGGATTCTCCCTCATCATCATTCCTCTCGTCTTCACCAGTCAGCTTCCATTCTGTGACACCCACATCAACCACTTCTTCTGTGACTATACACCTCTAATGGAGGTGGTCTGCAGTGGGCCAGAGGTGCTGGAGATGGTGGATTTTACCCTGGCCTTGGTGGCACTGCTCAGCACACTGGTGCTGATCTCCATGTCCTATGTCCAGATTATCCGGACAATTATCCGGATCCCCTCTGTCCAGGAGAGGAAAAAGGCTTTCTCCACCTGTTCCTCCCACATCATCGTGGTCACCATGTGCTACGGCACCTGCTTCTTCATGTACGTAAAGCCTTCTCCAGGCAAAGGGGTTGATCTCAACAAAGGAGTATCTCTGATCAATACAGTTATTGCCCCTCTCCTGAACCCCTTCATCTATACTCTCAGGAACCAGCAAGTGAAGCAAGTGGTAAAAGACTTGGTCAGAAAAATGACTGGGCTCCAGAATAAGTAG
- the LOC102180732 gene encoding olfactory receptor 6C4-like → MKNQTYITEFILLGLTDIPELQSVIFILLFLTYVFSIIGNLPIITLTLLDSHLHTPMYFFLWNFSFLEISFTTTFTPRLLFSISTGNKSISFAGCFTQYFFAIFLGATEFYLLAAMSYDRYVAICKPLHYMTIMNSRVCIQLILCSWLGGFLIILSPIILTSQLDFCASNKLNHYFCDYGPLIEISCSDTRLLELVDFILAVVTLVLTLMLVILSYTNIIQTVLKIPSAQQRKKAFSTCSSHMIVITLSYGSCIFMYIKPSAKEGVAFNKGVAVLNTSIAPLLNPFIYTLRNEQVKQAFKNVARKIVSL, encoded by the coding sequence ATGAAAAACCAAACCTATATAACAGAATTCATTCTGCTGGGACTAACAGACATCCCAGAGCTTCAGTCTGTAATCTTCATACTTCTCTTCCTCACCTATGTATTCAGCATTATTGGAAACCTGCCGATCATCACCCTCACACTACTGGACTCCCACCTCCACACtcccatgtatttcttcctctGGAACTTCTCCTTCTTAGAAATTTCCTTTACAACCACTTTTACTCCTAGGCTACTGTTCAGCATATCAACTGGAAACAAGAGCATCAGCTTTGCTGGCTGCTTCACTCAGTATTTCTTTGCCATATTCCTGGGGGCCACAGAATTTTACCTTCTGGCTGCCATGtcctatgaccgctatgtggccatatGCAAACCCCTGCATTACATGACCATCATGAACAGCAGAGTCTGCATCCAGCTGATCCTCTGCTCCTGGCTAGGTGGATTTCTCATCATTTTATCCCCAATCATCCTGACCAGTCAACTGGACTTCTGTGCCTCCAACAAGCTGAATCATTATTTTTGTGACTATGGACCCCTCATAGAAATATCTTGCTCAGACACAAGACTCCTGGAGCTGGTTGACTTCATCTTAGCAGTTGTGACGTTGGTGCTCACCCTGATGCTGGTGATTCTCTCCTACACAAACATCATCCAGACTGTTCTAAAGATCCCCTCAGCTCAGCAAAGGAAGAAAGCCTTTTCCACATGCTCATCCCACATGATTGTCATCACCCTCTCTTATGGCAGCTGCATCTTCATGTACATAAAACCCTCAGCAAAAGAAGGAGTTGCCTTCAATAAGGGAGTCGCTGTGCTCAATACCTCAATTGCCCCTTTATTGAACCCATTCATTTACACTCTAAGGAATGAACAAGTAAAACAAGCCTTCAAAAATGTGGCCAGAAAGATTGTGAGTCTTTAG